From the genome of Streptacidiphilus rugosus AM-16, one region includes:
- a CDS encoding ArsR/SmtB family transcription factor, giving the protein MLRLTVAAEDLMRSRFALSPAFELCNLLRCLQGVNRPLPRGWAERLGPAFARLRRETDLDAALALHTSRFGADFVAPPPRGLAQTWADDLAVIRSTTAAEAHREFARVDAAVPVREPRVRAVLESADVVPRVAEALDAAWQELLAADWPQLRAVCERDVVHRVGVIGERGWAAAVESLHRGVAWRDGAIELGFFSRGGTVRLDGEGLLLIPSVFVWPAAAAHLEAPWPKTLIYPARGTAALWEEGGRVEPGALAALLGRSRARLLAELDAPASTSQLARSLGMAVGAVGDHLAVLRTAGLLGRARSGRSVLYRRTPLGDALVGGAEGSSFTVIDGPSDSG; this is encoded by the coding sequence GTGCTCCGTCTCACCGTCGCCGCCGAGGACCTGATGCGCAGCCGCTTCGCGCTGTCGCCGGCCTTCGAGCTGTGCAACCTGCTGCGCTGTCTGCAGGGCGTGAACCGTCCGCTGCCGCGCGGCTGGGCGGAGCGGCTCGGGCCCGCCTTCGCCCGGCTGCGCCGCGAGACCGACCTGGACGCGGCGTTGGCGCTGCACACCTCGCGGTTCGGCGCCGACTTCGTGGCCCCGCCGCCGCGCGGCCTCGCCCAGACCTGGGCCGACGACCTCGCGGTGATCCGCTCGACCACCGCTGCCGAAGCGCACCGCGAGTTCGCCCGCGTCGACGCCGCCGTGCCGGTGCGGGAGCCGCGGGTGCGCGCGGTGCTGGAGTCCGCGGACGTCGTGCCCCGCGTCGCCGAGGCGCTGGACGCCGCCTGGCAGGAGCTGCTCGCCGCCGACTGGCCGCAACTGCGGGCGGTGTGCGAGCGGGACGTGGTGCACCGGGTGGGCGTCATCGGCGAGCGTGGCTGGGCCGCCGCGGTGGAGAGCCTGCATCGCGGCGTGGCCTGGCGCGACGGGGCGATCGAGTTGGGCTTCTTCAGCCGTGGCGGCACCGTCCGGCTCGACGGCGAGGGGCTGCTGCTGATCCCCTCCGTCTTCGTCTGGCCGGCCGCCGCCGCGCATCTGGAGGCTCCCTGGCCGAAGACGCTGATCTACCCCGCCCGCGGCACGGCGGCTCTGTGGGAGGAGGGCGGGCGCGTCGAGCCCGGCGCGCTGGCCGCGCTGCTGGGCCGGTCCCGCGCGCGGCTGCTGGCCGAACTCGACGCGCCCGCCAGCACCAGCCAACTGGCCCGCAGTCTCGGCATGGCGGTCGGCGCGGTCGGCGACCACCTCGCGGTGCTGCGCACGGCCGGTCTGCTCGGCCGGGCCCGCTCCGGGCGCTCGGTGCTCTACCGCCGCACCCCGCTCGGGGACGCGCTGGTGGGCGGCGCGGAAGGCAGCTCGTTCACAGTTATTGATGGTCCGTCAGATTCGGGCTAG
- a CDS encoding MFS transporter, protein MTTAIEAPPAVARRTRYREVLAEPRFRLLFLTRIAAITADSLRITTFSVLVFASTGSPLLSAVAFGIGFLPQLFGSLLLGSLADRLPPRALIVGGYLLEAVAALLLALAPLPIAASLGLVALVALATPLFNGASGRLVARWLTGDAYVLGRSLNNMASSGAQLFGLALGGAAVAALGPHRTLAAGAALYLLCALAVRLRLPVLTPDPDGNPTGGAVRGSLRGAGALLRARGVRRLLLAQWLPSAFAAGAEGLIVAYSGRMRFAPGWYAALLACLPIGMLLGDVLVGRLLRPATRERLVVPLVLLMGLPLLGFAAEPGRFVAGGLLLCTGFGFANGLGLQRAFLDALPERGQGQAFGLLGSGNMTLQGVGPACFGMLATLLGGHGTGTAMALAGLGAVLTALWTLSWWRARSAAVPAA, encoded by the coding sequence ATGACCACCGCCATCGAGGCGCCGCCCGCCGTGGCCCGCCGGACCCGCTACCGCGAGGTGCTGGCCGAACCGCGCTTCCGGCTGCTGTTCCTGACCCGCATCGCGGCCATCACCGCCGACTCGCTGCGCATCACCACCTTCTCCGTGCTGGTCTTCGCGAGCACCGGCTCACCGCTGCTCAGCGCCGTCGCCTTCGGCATCGGCTTCCTGCCGCAGCTGTTCGGTTCCCTGCTGCTCGGCTCGCTCGCGGACCGACTGCCGCCGCGCGCGCTGATCGTCGGCGGCTACCTGCTGGAGGCGGTGGCCGCGCTGCTGCTGGCGCTCGCGCCGCTGCCGATCGCGGCGAGCCTCGGGCTGGTGGCGCTGGTCGCGCTGGCCACGCCGCTGTTCAACGGCGCGTCGGGACGGCTGGTGGCCCGCTGGCTGACCGGCGACGCGTACGTGCTGGGCCGCTCGCTCAACAACATGGCCTCCTCCGGCGCGCAACTCTTCGGGCTGGCGCTCGGCGGGGCGGCCGTCGCCGCCCTCGGCCCGCACCGGACGCTGGCGGCCGGGGCGGCCCTCTACCTGCTCTGCGCCCTCGCGGTCCGGCTGCGCCTGCCCGTGCTCACGCCGGATCCGGACGGCAACCCGACCGGCGGCGCGGTGCGCGGCAGCCTGCGCGGCGCGGGGGCGCTGCTGCGGGCCCGCGGGGTCCGCCGACTGCTGCTCGCGCAGTGGCTGCCCAGCGCCTTCGCGGCCGGCGCCGAGGGTCTGATCGTCGCCTACTCGGGCCGGATGCGCTTCGCGCCCGGCTGGTACGCGGCACTGCTGGCCTGCCTGCCGATCGGCATGCTGCTGGGCGACGTCCTGGTGGGGCGGCTGCTGCGCCCGGCCACCAGGGAGCGGCTGGTCGTGCCGCTGGTCCTGCTGATGGGCCTGCCGCTGCTGGGCTTCGCGGCCGAGCCGGGGCGGTTCGTCGCCGGTGGGCTGCTGCTGTGCACGGGTTTCGGCTTCGCCAACGGCCTCGGACTGCAGCGGGCCTTTCTCGACGCGCTGCCCGAACGGGGCCAGGGCCAGGCCTTCGGGCTGCTGGGGTCAGGGAACATGACGCTGCAGGGCGTCGGACCGGCCTGCTTCGGCATGCTCGCCACCCTCCTCGGGGGCCACGGCACCGGCACGGCCATGGCGTTGGCCGGGCTCGGGGCGGTGCTGACCGCGCTGTGGACGCTCAGCTGGTGGCGAGCCAGATCCGCAGCGGTCCCAGCGGCGTGA
- a CDS encoding LLM class flavin-dependent oxidoreductase has protein sequence MEFGIFINGFIPGPAAHDRASEHLALKRELDLAVKADKHNWKYVWFGEHHSLTEYSHMSAPEVCMGYVAARTERIHLGTGINSLSPRKEHPVRYAERAAMLDHITEGRFEWGTGRGAGSHELASFQIMDSNSTKAEWDEVSREIVRMWEQYDYSFHGEHFTVPTPHNILPKPYGHSHPPIWMACGNPGSFAKAGSLGIGAIAFNFEPIYNLKGRIEAYKEAAENPVEILGDYQNNNVMMTNAVVCLNDRKRAREIALSAGNAYIVTLVNLYHDTMPKSADGITWPEPPIDLGALGGEELLDQLIEGGYLLCGTPDEVCEQVAAYQEVGCDQLVFGMAAGMNFEEHLEMVELFGDRVIPEFDRNPEHSTAAYRRGAAGPKYPSHNGPVDPDLKHTVLPLSAILPVQD, from the coding sequence GTGGAGTTCGGCATCTTCATCAACGGATTCATCCCCGGCCCGGCCGCCCACGACCGCGCCTCGGAGCACCTCGCGCTGAAGCGCGAACTCGACCTCGCCGTCAAGGCCGACAAGCACAACTGGAAGTACGTCTGGTTCGGCGAGCACCACTCGCTGACCGAGTACTCGCACATGTCCGCGCCCGAGGTGTGCATGGGCTACGTGGCCGCCCGCACCGAGCGGATCCACCTCGGCACCGGCATCAACTCCCTGTCGCCGCGCAAGGAACACCCGGTCCGCTACGCCGAGCGCGCCGCCATGCTGGACCACATCACCGAGGGCCGCTTCGAGTGGGGCACCGGCCGCGGCGCGGGTTCGCACGAGCTGGCGTCCTTCCAGATCATGGACAGCAACTCGACCAAGGCGGAGTGGGACGAGGTCTCACGTGAGATCGTGCGGATGTGGGAGCAGTACGACTACTCCTTCCACGGCGAGCACTTCACCGTGCCGACGCCGCACAACATCCTGCCCAAGCCCTACGGCCACTCCCACCCGCCGATCTGGATGGCGTGCGGCAACCCCGGTTCCTTCGCCAAGGCCGGCTCGCTCGGCATCGGCGCGATCGCCTTCAACTTCGAGCCGATCTACAACCTCAAGGGCCGGATCGAGGCCTACAAGGAGGCGGCCGAGAACCCGGTCGAGATCCTCGGCGACTACCAGAACAACAACGTGATGATGACCAACGCGGTCGTCTGCCTCAACGACCGCAAGCGGGCCCGCGAGATCGCGCTGTCGGCGGGCAACGCCTACATCGTCACGCTGGTCAACCTCTACCACGACACCATGCCCAAGTCCGCCGACGGCATCACCTGGCCCGAGCCGCCGATCGACCTCGGCGCGCTGGGCGGCGAGGAGCTGCTGGACCAGCTCATCGAGGGCGGCTACCTCCTCTGCGGCACCCCGGACGAGGTCTGCGAGCAGGTCGCCGCCTACCAGGAGGTCGGCTGCGACCAGCTGGTCTTCGGCATGGCCGCCGGCATGAACTTCGAGGAGCACCTGGAGATGGTCGAGCTCTTCGGCGACCGGGTCATCCCGGAGTTCGACCGCAACCCCGAGCACTCCACCGCGGCGTACCGGCGCGGCGCGGCCGGACCCAAGTACCCCTCCCACAACGGCCCGGTCGACCCTGACCTGAAGCACACGGTGCTGCCGCTGAGCGCCATCCTGCCCGTCCAGGACTGA
- a CDS encoding M9 family metallopeptidase — MRYRSTLPGLVASGLAAAVALAGFLTPPAAAATSARTPRTAAAPAASAQRLARTPAPLGRNTGGSEQPAVQPGRTDHSHLRPQSPSKAQTAAHAGVHARLTARAAAASCTPADFGGRTGAALVSFVEASSTDCINTLFGLTGTDAGNVFDESQMLTVADAFTAAAPAYPGDDSTGVWQLVLFLRAGYYVQFNNSAAVGSYDASLTAATQAGMDAFFADPHSADVTAANGGVLGDVITLTDSADDQAHYLDVYKRILTAFDSSSYDATGTMTPAVNNVFTPLWRGNWNPDFVSAVTADPSVIDTLDAFALNHTALLGTGDSYVDANAGNDLARFTGQTALQPKVRPLVKGVLNATAMTGPTAPLWVAVASQANYYDAANCGYYGVCNLPAQLTAAVLPITHACDSTHTIQAQSLSAADLAAACTSVLNEDAFFHNVVKDNGPIPGQYESTVKLVVFASRNDYQTYAGAIFDVDTDNGGITLTGDPTDPANQPMSIMYIKSPDDGFVAGIWNLNHEYTHILDARYDMKGDFAQQVTVPDIWWIEGVAEYDSYSYRGITDDEAVTEAAKHTYALSTLFQSTYENSDVTRTYPWGYLAVRYMLERHPQDVYSMLGHFRTGDYAGGYAVYNGIGTGYDADFDSWLTACAAGACQQPVTPPQCTAADTRVMGQNCSRSNQSATAGNLDYFYLYLPAGTTNLTITTSGGTGNPYLYYSATGWATPSHHSSASTKAGTVQTITVTNKTAGYRYLSLYAHTAFSGVTVTTQY, encoded by the coding sequence ATGCGCTACCGCTCCACCCTGCCCGGACTCGTGGCGAGCGGCCTCGCGGCCGCCGTCGCGCTCGCCGGATTCCTGACGCCGCCGGCCGCCGCGGCCACCTCGGCCCGGACGCCGCGAACCGCGGCCGCCCCGGCCGCCTCGGCCCAGCGGCTCGCCCGCACCCCCGCGCCGCTCGGCAGGAACACCGGCGGGTCGGAGCAGCCCGCCGTCCAGCCCGGCAGGACGGACCACTCCCACCTGCGCCCGCAGAGCCCGTCGAAGGCGCAGACCGCCGCCCATGCCGGGGTGCACGCCCGGCTGACGGCCCGCGCCGCCGCGGCCTCCTGTACCCCGGCGGACTTCGGCGGCCGGACCGGCGCGGCGCTGGTCTCCTTCGTCGAGGCCTCCTCGACGGACTGCATCAACACGCTCTTCGGCCTCACCGGCACCGACGCCGGCAACGTGTTCGACGAGTCGCAGATGCTGACCGTCGCCGACGCCTTCACCGCCGCCGCCCCGGCCTACCCCGGCGACGACTCCACCGGCGTCTGGCAGCTGGTGCTCTTCCTCCGGGCCGGCTACTACGTGCAGTTCAACAACAGTGCCGCGGTGGGGAGTTACGACGCCTCGCTGACGGCCGCCACGCAGGCCGGCATGGACGCCTTCTTCGCCGACCCGCACTCCGCCGACGTCACGGCCGCCAACGGCGGAGTGCTGGGCGACGTGATCACCCTCACCGACAGCGCCGACGACCAGGCCCACTACCTGGACGTCTACAAGCGCATCCTGACCGCCTTCGACAGCAGCAGCTACGACGCCACCGGCACCATGACCCCGGCCGTCAACAACGTCTTCACCCCGCTGTGGCGCGGCAACTGGAACCCGGACTTCGTCAGCGCCGTCACCGCGGACCCGAGCGTCATCGACACCCTCGACGCCTTCGCACTGAACCACACCGCCCTGCTCGGTACCGGCGACTCCTACGTCGACGCCAACGCCGGCAACGACCTGGCCCGCTTCACCGGCCAGACGGCGCTGCAGCCGAAGGTCAGGCCGCTGGTCAAGGGGGTGCTCAACGCCACCGCGATGACCGGCCCGACCGCGCCGCTGTGGGTCGCCGTCGCCTCGCAGGCGAACTACTACGACGCCGCGAACTGCGGTTACTACGGCGTCTGCAACCTGCCCGCCCAGCTCACCGCGGCGGTGCTGCCCATCACGCACGCCTGCGACTCCACCCACACCATCCAGGCGCAGTCCCTCAGCGCCGCCGACCTCGCCGCGGCCTGCACCAGCGTGCTGAACGAGGACGCCTTCTTCCACAACGTGGTCAAGGACAACGGGCCGATACCCGGCCAGTACGAGTCCACGGTGAAGCTGGTCGTCTTCGCCAGCCGGAACGACTACCAGACCTACGCCGGCGCGATCTTCGACGTCGACACCGACAACGGCGGGATCACCCTGACCGGGGACCCGACCGACCCGGCCAACCAGCCGATGTCGATCATGTACATCAAGAGCCCCGACGACGGATTCGTCGCCGGGATCTGGAACCTCAACCACGAGTACACGCACATCCTGGACGCCCGCTACGACATGAAGGGCGACTTCGCCCAGCAGGTCACCGTCCCCGACATCTGGTGGATCGAGGGCGTGGCCGAGTACGACTCGTACTCCTACCGCGGCATCACCGACGACGAGGCGGTCACCGAGGCGGCCAAGCACACCTACGCGCTGAGCACGCTGTTCCAGAGCACCTACGAGAACAGCGACGTGACCCGCACCTACCCGTGGGGCTACCTCGCGGTGCGCTACATGCTGGAGCGCCACCCGCAGGACGTCTACTCCATGCTCGGCCACTTCCGCACCGGCGACTACGCGGGCGGCTACGCCGTCTACAACGGCATCGGCACCGGCTACGACGCCGACTTCGACAGCTGGCTGACCGCCTGCGCCGCGGGAGCCTGCCAGCAGCCGGTCACCCCGCCGCAGTGCACCGCGGCCGACACCCGCGTGATGGGGCAGAACTGCTCACGCAGCAACCAGTCCGCGACCGCGGGGAACCTGGACTACTTCTACCTCTACCTCCCGGCCGGCACCACGAACCTGACGATCACCACGTCCGGGGGCACCGGCAACCCGTACCTCTACTACAGCGCCACCGGCTGGGCCACGCCGAGCCACCACTCCTCGGCCTCCACCAAGGCGGGAACCGTCCAGACCATCACGGTCACCAACAAGACGGCCGGCTACCGCTACCTCAGCCTCTACGCCCACACCGCGTTCAGCGGCGTCACCGTGACGACGCAGTACTGA
- a CDS encoding LysR family transcriptional regulator has translation MELELRHLRVLCAIADAGSVGRAAAVLGHSQPAISTQLRRIERFLGEPLFERRASGVALTEYGMEVLGQARDVLARADAIGSRPQAGAGAVRQTLRLAATNSSILSGTVVRARSRMPDVALTVSSVYASSTIVELLERGEVDAAIAADYPGLTLRHSDAVAHRGIVTEPCFVALPARHRLRYQSEVSLADLAQDAWFVTPDDGAGWPGVFYEACEAAGFRPAAVHEFIGDRLQLQAMIADGLGVSLVQATLRPIADVLVKPLTGTPVWCRYVLAWRRDGVAEQVVESLFGAATAAHHDLLSRAPHFQAWASGT, from the coding sequence ATGGAACTGGAACTGCGGCACCTGCGGGTGCTGTGCGCGATCGCCGACGCGGGCAGTGTCGGGCGCGCGGCGGCGGTGCTGGGGCATTCGCAGCCGGCGATCAGCACGCAACTGCGCAGGATCGAACGCTTCCTCGGCGAGCCGCTCTTCGAACGCCGGGCGTCCGGCGTGGCGTTGACGGAGTACGGCATGGAGGTGCTGGGGCAGGCGAGGGACGTGCTGGCGCGGGCGGACGCGATCGGCAGCCGCCCGCAGGCCGGCGCGGGGGCGGTGCGGCAGACGCTGCGCCTGGCGGCCACCAACTCCTCGATCCTGTCCGGCACGGTGGTACGGGCCAGGAGCCGGATGCCCGACGTCGCGCTCACCGTCAGCAGTGTCTACGCCTCCTCCACGATCGTGGAGCTGCTGGAGCGCGGTGAGGTGGACGCGGCGATCGCGGCCGACTACCCGGGGCTGACGCTGCGTCACTCGGACGCGGTCGCGCACCGCGGGATCGTGACCGAGCCGTGCTTCGTCGCGCTGCCGGCCCGGCACCGCCTGCGCTACCAGTCGGAGGTCTCCCTCGCCGACCTCGCGCAGGACGCCTGGTTCGTGACCCCGGACGACGGCGCGGGCTGGCCCGGCGTGTTCTACGAGGCCTGCGAGGCCGCCGGGTTCCGCCCGGCGGCGGTGCACGAGTTCATCGGCGACCGGCTGCAGCTCCAGGCGATGATCGCCGACGGACTCGGCGTCTCGCTGGTGCAGGCGACCCTGCGGCCGATCGCCGACGTCCTGGTCAAACCGCTGACCGGCACCCCGGTCTGGTGCCGGTACGTGCTGGCCTGGCGCCGTGACGGCGTGGCCGAGCAGGTCGTGGAGAGCCTCTTCGGCGCCGCCACGGCCGCGCACCACGACCTGCTCTCCCGCGCGCCGCACTTCCAGGCGTGGGCGTCAGGGACGTGA
- a CDS encoding ABC transporter substrate-binding protein yields MPTPSPSTEPHRPDGASVRIGVLAPLTRPGWAESGRHLLAGLELAAREVNEAGGIEGRPLDLVVRDTAADPQRAVAAVDELAALGAAALAGEYHSVVARAVAARADALGLPFLCSSAVIDALTEQPTEWVARIAPAQSHGWRVYADFLLAAGRTRVAVATEPSVYWASGAGILGEHLARRGGTLVELDARALDPAALCDELVAQEATALLLLVGHPEPAVPIVRAVRRDGRLAGLLVGAPAGQPELTEWAELLGDDGAGVPFLRYLPERLGPRGARVAAALGEQLGTAPSFVAFEGHDTVTVLAEVLRSHGADRTRIAEAWPKVAVEGTRGLIRFSRAPGVSAWQWAWAPVAVADRDPADPARFRVLHRG; encoded by the coding sequence CTGGGCCGAGTCGGGCCGGCACCTGCTCGCCGGGCTGGAACTCGCCGCACGTGAGGTCAACGAGGCCGGCGGGATCGAAGGCCGCCCGCTCGACCTGGTGGTCCGCGACACGGCGGCCGATCCGCAGCGGGCCGTCGCGGCCGTGGACGAGCTGGCGGCGCTCGGTGCGGCGGCCCTGGCGGGGGAGTACCACAGCGTGGTCGCCCGGGCCGTCGCCGCCCGCGCGGACGCGCTCGGGCTGCCGTTCCTCTGCTCCTCGGCGGTGATCGACGCGCTCACCGAGCAGCCGACGGAGTGGGTCGCGCGGATCGCCCCCGCCCAGTCCCACGGCTGGCGCGTCTACGCGGACTTCCTGCTCGCCGCAGGCCGCACGCGGGTCGCCGTGGCGACCGAGCCGAGCGTCTACTGGGCGTCGGGGGCCGGCATCCTTGGTGAGCACCTGGCTCGGCGCGGCGGCACCCTCGTCGAACTGGACGCGCGCGCTCTCGACCCCGCGGCCCTGTGCGACGAGCTCGTCGCACAGGAGGCCACCGCCCTGCTGCTCCTGGTCGGCCATCCGGAGCCCGCCGTCCCGATCGTGCGGGCCGTCCGCCGCGACGGGCGTCTCGCCGGGCTGCTCGTCGGCGCCCCTGCGGGGCAGCCGGAACTCACGGAGTGGGCGGAGCTGCTGGGCGACGACGGCGCCGGGGTCCCCTTTCTCCGCTACCTGCCCGAGCGTCTCGGCCCGCGCGGCGCACGGGTCGCGGCGGCGCTCGGGGAGCAGCTGGGCACGGCCCCGTCGTTCGTCGCCTTCGAGGGCCACGACACGGTCACCGTTCTCGCCGAGGTGCTGAGATCCCACGGTGCCGACCGGACGCGCATCGCCGAAGCCTGGCCGAAGGTCGCCGTCGAGGGCACCCGTGGGCTGATCCGCTTCTCCCGCGCGCCGGGCGTCAGCGCCTGGCAGTGGGCCTGGGCTCCCGTCGCCGTCGCCGACAGGGACCCGGCGGACCCGGCTCGCTTCCGGGTCCTGCACCGAGGCTGA